TAGGAAGGTTATCGTGGAGTTCGACGACACCGTAACGCGACCAGCAGATGTCAACGGCGATGGTGTCGTAAATATCTTCGATTTGGTCTCGGCTGTGTCCCGGTTTGGAAAGCAAGGACAGAATATAACGGCAGATGTTAACGGAGATGGCACTGTTAATATTCTCGATCTGGTGGTGATTGCAGGCATGTTTGATGGTGCAGCAGCTGCGCCTTCAGCACAGCCACAAGGAACACTCACGGTGGCAGAGGTCCGGGGTTGGCTGACCGACGCGAGGGCCCTTGAGGTTAAGGACCCCATCATGAAACGAGGGATTATGATGCTTGAACAACTCCTGATATCCCTAACACCAACAGAGACGAAGTTGTTGCCGAATTACCCGAATCCGTTCAACCCGGAGACGTGGATTCCGTATCGGTTAGCGGAGGATGCTTTCGTCACGCTGACCATCTATGACGGGGCAGGTCAGGTCGTCCGCACAATCGACCTAGGACACCAGACCGCCGCTGCCTACGAGAGCCGATCAAAAGCAATCTATTGGGATGGTAGAAACCAAGTCGGTGAGTCAGTGGCAAGCGGTGTGTACTTTTATCACCTATCCGCAGGCAATTTTTCTGCCACACGAAAAATGTTGATTCTCAAGTAGGGTTGCGGTATTATACATAGTGCCCCTCTGGAACGAAATGAACCAACATAGCCCCAGAGGGGCGACAGGCCTATCAAAATATATCACACCCGTAGGTTAAACCTACGAAGAGGAAACCTGAAAAATGGCTTTCACTGTAGAGGATTATCGTGATTTGGTCCAACTGCTATCCGAGCGTCCAGAGTGGCGATCGGAGTTACGGCAGCTGCTACTTTCTGATGAATTGCTAGCCTTACCCGAAATTGTTAGAGGATTAGCAGAAGCACAGCAGCGCGCCGAAGAACGACTCGCTAATGTCGAAGAACAACTATCTGAGATAAAAACCGCAATGCAACACCTGACTGAACAGGTAGCAGAACTGACTCGGGAGGTAAGAGAACTGACCGAGAACCAACAGCGGATAGATAATACAGCCAGCAGGTTAAAGGGTGAATCCCTAGAGTGGTCCTATCGCAACAAAATCTATGGGCACTTCGGATACCTCATGCGCCGGCTGAAGGTTGTTGATCTGTCCACAATCGATGAAGCATTAGAGACAACCCTCACATCTGGGGAATTTCGTGACGTTTTTCGTCTAGATCTGCTGGCTACCGGGCAGTTGCGGGAGTCTCCAAGGGGACCTGAGGTCTGGTTGGCAATAGAAATTTCATCGGTGGTGGATAGCAACGATGTGGATCGGGCGTGGCGACGAGCGAGTCTGATTCGACGGGTCAGCCCGCTTGTTTTACCCGTTGCTGCTGGAGAACGGGCGACAGCGGGAGCAGAGACCGCTGCCTGCGACCAGAATGTAGTCCTCATGACAGATGGACAGGCGCAGTTTTGGGATGTAGCTGTATCAGCATGGATTAATTCGTCATAAAAATAGAGATAGGCATGGGACAAAGAAACCCAGTTTTCAAGAAAAAACTCGGTTTCTCCGAGTACGGCAAGAAAGGAAAAACACAATGAACCCACCACCCCCCAAACAGACCGAAACAATAACGCTCGACGGAGAGGAAGTCGCCTTCACCGAGGGGGAAACCATCTACGAAATCGCAGAGCGGCATCGGAAGCAGGTGCCGACCCTCTGCTACGATCCACGCCTCGAAGCCTTCGGTGGATGTCGCCTCTGTGTCGTTGAACTCGAAGGGGCTCGAAACCCCGTCGCGTCCTGCACCACAAAGGCAACGCCCAGCATGGTTGTCCGTACAGCAACCGACGAGATTGAGAAATACCGAAAGACCCTGCTAGAGATGGTGACATCCGAAAACCGCGAACTCGATGTCGATTCCTTGCGCGGCTATGCCTCCCAAGAGCTGACAACGCTCGTCAACCGCTACGAAGCGCGCACCGGACGGTTTATCGGAGCACAGTCGGGCACAAGCAATACCGACGACAAAAATCCATTTATCCTGCGCGACTACGATCTCTGCATCTCCTGCTATCGGTGCGTCCGCGTCTGTGCCGAGCAGGAAGGGGACTACGCGATCAGCGTCATGAATCGCGGCTTTCACACACAGATTACCACCGAATTCAATGGAGAATTAAGAGATTCGGCGTGCACCTTCTGCGGTCAGTGTGTGCAGACCTGTCCGACCGGTGCCCTCGCTGACAAGAAGGCGATGCGTGCTGTTGATCGACCGGGCGAAATCGAGAAAACCCGCACCATCTGTCCCTACTGCGGAGTGGGCTGCTCAATTGATCTCCTGACCAAGGAAGATAGAATCGTCGGCATCCACCCAGCGATGGACGGTCCCGCAAACGAGGGCGCACTCTGCGTCAAGGGTCAGTTCGCCTTCGACTTTGTGCACCACCCCGACCGGCTGACTACCCCACTCGTTCGCGGCGAGGATGGAGAACTCCACAAAGCGAGTTGGGATGAAGCACTCGATCGCGCAGCCGAAGGCTTCCGACAGGTGAACGAGAAACATGGTAGACATAGCATCTACGGCGTCGCCTCCGGTCGCGCACCGAGCGAGGCAGCGTATCTCATGCAGAAATTCATCCGTGTCGGCTTCGGCACAAACTACATCGACAACTGTAGCCGTGCCTGACACGCCCCAACGGTTGCCGGTCTGGCAGCCACAATCGGACGCGGTGCGAGAAACCAGATGTGATTTTCTGTATCGGAACAAATATGACAGAATGCCACCCCGTCGCAGCGACACGGCTCAAAAAGGCTATCACAGGGGGTGCGAAGCTAATTGTCGCCGATCCACGGCGTATCGGTCTCGCAGAAATGTCAGATCTCTATCTACCCCTTCGGGTCGGATCGGATGTAGCACTTCTGCTCGGCATGGCACACGTCATCGCCCGCGAGGGGCTCATCGATCGAGACTTCATCGAAAATCGGACGACGGACAGCGACGCCTTCCTCGAACACCTCGTCGAATTTACGCCGACATGGGCGGAGGAGATCTCAGGGGTGCCTGCAAAGGATATCGAAACCGCCGCAAAATGGTACGGCGAATCGGGAAAAGCTGCAATCTACTACACACTCGGCATCACCGAGCATATCTGCGGCGTCGATAATGTGCAGAGCCTCTGTAACCTCGCCCTCATGACCGGCAACATCGGTCGTGAAGGCACCGGCATCAACCCGATGCGCGGTCAGAACAACATTCAGGGTGCAGGCGATAGCGGCGCGCTCCCGAACAACTATCCCGGTTTCCAGCCTGTTATTGACCCTGCGAACCGAGCCAAGTTCAAGGAGATCTACGGCAGAGAGATTGACATTGACAAGGGGATTACGAAAGTCACCGCACTCGACCTCTGCGGCGAGGAGATCCGTGCCATGCTAATCGATGGCGAAAACACGCTACTCTCCGACCCCGATCGTGTGCATTGCGAACACGCCCTGAGGAGCCTTGACCACCTCGTTGTCATCGACATCTTCCTGACCGACACTGCGGAACTGGCTGATGTCGTGCTGCCTGCGACCGCCTTTGGTGAAACGGACGGCGTTTGCTCGAACACAGAGCGTCGCGTCCAGCGTCTCCGTGCCGCCGTGCCGCCGCCGGGGCAAGCTAAACCTGATTGGTGGATCATCTGCGAACTTTCCAAACGACTCGGCTTGGGGGGATTTGACTTCGACGAACCGAAAGAGATCTTCAACGAATTGTGCAGCGTCTCACCGATTTACGCAGGCCTCGACTGGGACCGTATTGAAAACAGCGAGTACCAATGGCCCGTGCCGGACAAGGATCACCCCGGCACCCCCCGACTGCATGAAGGCGAGTTTGTGAACGGGCGAGGCATCTTCTCAATCGTGCGTTACCGCGATCCAGCGGAGACTATCAACGACGATTTCCCTATCTGGCTGACAACCGGGCGCAGGCTTCAGTCTTACCACACGCGCACACAAACCGGTCGCGCACAGGGCATCGACTATCTGCTCTCCGAAGAAGCCCTTGAGGTCAACCCCGCCGATGTTGAGGGATGGGGACTCAGAGATGGTGACTGGTGCGAGTTGTCGAGCGTCCGTGGCAGCGTGAAAGTCAAGGTGAAATCCACCAACCGCTCCCCGCGTGGAACGGTCTTTGCGAGTTTCAGTTTCAGCGACGTGCCTGTGAATATCCTCACCGGNNNNNNNNNNNNNNNNNNNNNNNNNNNNNNNNNNNNNNNNNNNNNNNNNNNNNNNNNNNNNNNNNNNNNNNNNNNNNNNATAAAATATCCACAAATCTTCACGAATCATTTATAGTGGACCTTAGAATTAATGAGACACTCCAAACCGGTGCGGTTAGGAGACCGCACCTACCGTTCTCCCGTTTGGTAGGCACTGTTTCCAACTGTGCCTATGCGGTGCGGTTGCAAACCGCACCTACCGGGGAGCGAAAGTGTTTATTTATTTTTAGAATTCACTATAGTTCCTGTAGGTCGAGATTCATATCTCGACACCGGTAGGTCGATTTTGGAAAATCGACCTATAAAAGTCCGCAATCGTCTCAAGGCGTGTTAGGTCAAAAATTCTCGGAACGGAGATAGGTCCAATTTGTCAAATGTCAACACGCCTATCTAAAATTCATAAAAACCTCCACAAATCTTCACGAATAATTTAGTGTAGATTCGTGGCAATTCGCGGACAAAAAAAACAGATGACACGAACAAAACTATACTGCCTCTTGACATTCTTCCTTGTGGCGACCGTCCCTTGGCTCTTCACAAAATCCCATTCGGTACAGATTTTTG
The nucleotide sequence above comes from Candidatus Poribacteria bacterium. Encoded proteins:
- a CDS encoding molybdopterin-dependent oxidoreductase, whose translation is MIFCIGTNMTECHPVAATRLKKAITGGAKLIVADPRRIGLAEMSDLYLPLRVGSDVALLLGMAHVIAREGLIDRDFIENRTTDSDAFLEHLVEFTPTWAEEISGVPAKDIETAAKWYGESGKAAIYYTLGITEHICGVDNVQSLCNLALMTGNIGREGTGINPMRGQNNIQGAGDSGALPNNYPGFQPVIDPANRAKFKEIYGREIDIDKGITKVTALDLCGEEIRAMLIDGENTLLSDPDRVHCEHALRSLDHLVVIDIFLTDTAELADVVLPATAFGETDGVCSNTERRVQRLRAAVPPPGQAKPDWWIICELSKRLGLGGFDFDEPKEIFNELCSVSPIYAGLDWDRIENSEYQWPVPDKDHPGTPRLHEGEFVNGRGIFSIVRYRDPAETINDDFPIWLTTGRRLQSYHTRTQTGRAQGIDYLLSEEALEVNPADVEGWGLRDGDWCELSSVRGSVKVKVKSTNRSPRGTVFASFSFSDVPVNILTG
- a CDS encoding (2Fe-2S)-binding protein translates to MNPPPPKQTETITLDGEEVAFTEGETIYEIAERHRKQVPTLCYDPRLEAFGGCRLCVVELEGARNPVASCTTKATPSMVVRTATDEIEKYRKTLLEMVTSENRELDVDSLRGYASQELTTLVNRYEARTGRFIGAQSGTSNTDDKNPFILRDYDLCISCYRCVRVCAEQEGDYAISVMNRGFHTQITTEFNGELRDSACTFCGQCVQTCPTGALADKKAMRAVDRPGEIEKTRTICPYCGVGCSIDLLTKEDRIVGIHPAMDGPANEGALCVKGQFAFDFVHHPDRLTTPLVRGEDGELHKASWDEALDRAAEGFRQVNEKHGRHSIYGVASGRAPSEAAYLMQKFIRVGFGTNYIDNCSRA